The Chitinispirillales bacterium genome has a segment encoding these proteins:
- a CDS encoding glycogen/starch/alpha-glucan phosphorylase: MASVKKANEEKKKKESVKKAENKSSAIKSANPQDWDVEAREMDTEGIREDFLYKIKYYQIKDAKSYTSNDAFVGLSLAMRDRLVERWIETQKRYTSENTRRVYYLSLEFLMGRLLGNNVSNLGVTDNTQNALKELGLSFEEIEDQEIDAGLGNGGLGRLAACFLDSMATMELPSVGYGIRYEFGIFLQKILNGYQIEIPEQWLANGNPWEIKRPEYQYKIHFYGRVENQVDERGKWHRHWVNTDDAVAVAYDIPIPGYRNNTVNTLRLWSSKAENDFHLGSFNSGDYVGACSEKLNSENISKVLYPNDNNHSGKELRLKQQFFFTSASLQDIIRRHFKSNDSLKNFADKNVIQLNDTHPAIAVVELMRLFLDKHNIEWEEAWSIVSKTFAYTNHTLMPEALERWSVGLLANLLPRHIEIIYEINSRFLREVSYKFPGDTERLRRMSIIEEGDEQKVRMAYLAIVASFSVNGVAALHSDLLKNGLLHDFYQLYPEKFNNKTNGVTPRRWIHQANRPLSDFISSKIGKGWITDLSKIKQLEKFADDVAFQKEWMGIKKSAKERLAVQLEKWYGIKLDTSMLYDVQIKRIHEYKRQLLNALHVVYLYAEIKSGHTKNFTPRTVMFGGKAAPGYYMAKLIIKFINNISEVINNDPATKGLLRAYFVPNYRVSLAQYLIPATDLSEQISTAGTEASGTGNMKFAMNGALTIGTMDGANVEMAEEIGEKNMFIFGLRTNEVEDVQRSGYNSYSYYERSETIRKTIDFIRCGYFSPVEDGIFNPLIDSLLYNDRYLILADFDDYVRAQKEVSDLYINDKKEWARRSIINVANTGKFSSDRTIAEYANEIWNLKPVKIKL; this comes from the coding sequence ATGGCATCCGTAAAAAAGGCGAACGAGGAAAAGAAAAAAAAAGAATCCGTAAAAAAAGCGGAAAATAAATCGTCGGCGATCAAATCTGCAAATCCGCAGGATTGGGATGTTGAAGCCAGAGAAATGGACACGGAAGGTATTCGTGAAGATTTTCTATATAAAATAAAATATTATCAAATTAAAGACGCTAAAAGTTATACTTCGAACGATGCGTTTGTCGGACTTTCGCTCGCTATGCGAGACCGTCTTGTAGAAAGATGGATCGAAACGCAAAAGAGATACACTTCGGAAAACACAAGACGTGTTTATTACTTGTCGCTTGAATTCTTGATGGGGCGTCTGCTTGGAAACAACGTTTCTAATTTAGGAGTTACGGACAATACTCAAAACGCGCTTAAAGAATTGGGGCTCTCGTTTGAAGAAATTGAAGACCAGGAAATTGACGCCGGACTCGGAAACGGCGGTTTAGGGCGTCTTGCCGCCTGCTTTTTAGATTCAATGGCAACGATGGAACTTCCATCCGTAGGCTATGGAATAAGGTACGAATTCGGAATTTTTCTGCAAAAAATATTAAACGGTTATCAAATTGAAATACCGGAACAGTGGCTTGCAAACGGGAATCCTTGGGAAATCAAGCGTCCGGAATATCAATACAAAATTCATTTTTACGGACGCGTTGAAAATCAGGTAGATGAAAGAGGCAAATGGCACAGACATTGGGTAAATACCGACGACGCGGTTGCAGTAGCGTATGATATTCCAATACCAGGCTATCGTAACAACACGGTTAATACGCTTCGTTTGTGGAGCAGTAAAGCCGAAAACGATTTTCATTTAGGAAGTTTCAATTCTGGAGATTATGTAGGCGCATGTTCGGAAAAACTTAACAGCGAAAATATTTCAAAAGTACTTTATCCCAACGACAACAACCACAGCGGAAAAGAACTTCGTTTAAAACAACAGTTTTTCTTCACATCGGCGTCTTTGCAAGATATAATTCGACGTCATTTCAAATCAAACGACTCGCTTAAAAATTTCGCAGATAAAAACGTTATACAGCTTAACGATACTCACCCGGCTATTGCGGTGGTAGAACTTATGCGGTTGTTTTTGGATAAGCATAATATAGAGTGGGAAGAAGCGTGGAGTATCGTTTCAAAAACATTCGCTTATACAAATCATACTCTTATGCCCGAAGCGTTGGAACGCTGGTCGGTCGGACTTTTAGCTAATCTTCTCCCAAGACACATAGAAATCATTTATGAAATAAATTCTCGCTTTCTGCGTGAAGTTTCTTACAAATTTCCGGGCGACACCGAAAGGTTGAGAAGAATGAGTATTATTGAAGAAGGAGACGAGCAGAAAGTAAGAATGGCGTATTTAGCTATAGTGGCGAGTTTTTCCGTAAACGGCGTAGCGGCGCTGCATTCCGATTTGCTTAAAAACGGACTGCTTCACGATTTTTATCAACTTTATCCGGAGAAATTTAACAACAAAACCAACGGGGTTACTCCGCGAAGATGGATTCATCAAGCAAATCGTCCTCTTTCGGATTTCATTTCTTCAAAAATCGGAAAAGGGTGGATTACGGATTTATCCAAAATTAAACAACTTGAAAAATTCGCCGACGACGTTGCTTTCCAAAAAGAATGGATGGGAATAAAAAAATCGGCGAAAGAACGTCTTGCCGTCCAGCTTGAAAAATGGTACGGTATAAAACTTGATACAAGTATGCTATATGACGTTCAAATTAAAAGGATACACGAGTATAAACGTCAATTGCTTAACGCGCTTCACGTCGTATATCTTTATGCCGAAATTAAATCGGGACATACGAAAAATTTTACTCCGCGTACAGTAATGTTCGGCGGGAAAGCGGCTCCCGGTTATTATATGGCAAAACTTATTATTAAATTTATCAATAATATTTCGGAAGTAATTAACAACGACCCTGCAACGAAAGGGCTTTTGCGGGCTTATTTTGTTCCTAATTACCGAGTTTCTTTAGCTCAATATCTTATACCCGCTACGGATTTGAGCGAGCAAATTTCCACGGCGGGAACGGAAGCAAGCGGAACGGGAAATATGAAATTTGCAATGAACGGAGCGTTGACTATAGGAACGATGGACGGTGCAAATGTTGAGATGGCGGAAGAAATCGGTGAAAAAAATATGTTCATTTTCGGTCTGCGTACAAACGAAGTAGAGGATGTTCAGAGAAGCGGATATAATTCGTATTCATATTATGAACGTTCCGAAACTATTCGTAAAACGATTGATTTCATTCGCTGCGGATATTTTTCTCCTGTTGAAGACGGTATATTCAATCCATTAATTGACAGTTTGCTTTACAATGACAGATATTTAATTTTGGCCGACTTTGACGACTACGTACGCGCACAAAAAGAAGTTTCCGATTTGTATATTAACGATAAAAAAGAATGGGCAAGACGCTCAATTATCAACGTCGCAAATACGGGTAAATTTTCGTCCGACAGAACAATTGCGGAATACGCAAACGAGATTTGGAATCTTAAGCCTGTAAAAATCAAGTTATAA
- the topA gene encoding type I DNA topoisomerase: MASKLLIVESPAKCKTIAHYLGAGYIIKASMGHVSDLPEKGFGVDVESDFTPKYVVSADKKKFISEIKKDAKNSDEIYLASDPDREGEAIAWHIANALGESEKNKIKRIQFNEITKSAITAAIANPRNIDMDRVNAQQARRILDRIVGYKISPVLWKTLYRGLSAGRVQSVALRIICEREAEIRKFNPQEYWMLTAYFDEQNVDFSARLVEVDSKKINNPDSKSEETGKNKWFVSDEKTAQEIYTRVKNKPMKVIDVVKQEKTRRPYAPFITSSLQQDAARAFGFSSAKTMQIAQQLYEGVSLGKGGNVGLITYMRTDSTRISNEALFAVKKLISQLFDKKYHLEKSRFYGKSESAQDAHEAIRPAHIEIAYAPNRIQDCLSKDQLKLYELIWKRFIASQMPDAILDATRIDFEVENCIFRANGSVVKFDGFLAIYEETNENFDNESGENEKLPNLNKNQSLIPVNLDKKQRFTKPAARYSEASLVRELEKQGIGRPSTYASIIEVLRKRKYVEMEKKRFVPTEIGIKVNDILISRFSEFFAVGFTASMETKLDEVEEGKVEWIQLLKEFYTPFEKNLTAVSSNLDELKKQHQKVSEKQCPKCGAQLIVKNSRNGEFLACPNFPDCKYIEPLGGEVRKETDKICEKCGSKMMLITRDKNKFLRCSKYPECDYTESVLASIGIKCPKCGGDIVKRNGRRGSFYGCSKYPKCDFVIWNKPVEDKCPKCGCIVVNEKENKTNGVFRQCPLCGEAWDLSGNKVEPIKRIVAKKAAKKETTNKKS; the protein is encoded by the coding sequence ATGGCGTCAAAATTACTGATAGTTGAATCGCCGGCAAAGTGTAAAACGATTGCGCACTATTTAGGAGCGGGATATATAATAAAAGCGTCTATGGGACACGTTTCCGATCTGCCCGAAAAAGGTTTTGGAGTGGATGTAGAAAGTGATTTTACGCCAAAATATGTCGTTTCCGCCGACAAAAAAAAATTCATTTCCGAAATAAAAAAAGACGCTAAAAATTCCGACGAAATTTATTTGGCGTCTGACCCCGACCGTGAAGGAGAGGCTATCGCGTGGCATATAGCGAACGCTTTAGGCGAAAGCGAAAAAAATAAGATTAAAAGAATACAATTTAACGAAATTACGAAATCGGCGATAACGGCTGCTATTGCCAATCCGCGCAACATAGACATGGACAGGGTGAATGCACAGCAGGCGAGACGGATTTTGGATAGAATTGTGGGATACAAAATTTCGCCGGTTTTATGGAAAACGCTTTACAGAGGGCTTTCCGCAGGACGAGTGCAAAGCGTCGCCTTGAGAATTATTTGCGAGCGCGAGGCGGAAATTAGAAAGTTCAATCCGCAGGAATATTGGATGCTTACAGCATATTTCGACGAGCAAAATGTTGATTTTTCAGCGCGACTTGTCGAAGTAGATTCAAAAAAAATAAATAATCCGGATTCAAAATCCGAAGAAACCGGCAAAAACAAATGGTTCGTATCGGACGAAAAGACGGCGCAGGAAATTTATACCCGTGTAAAAAATAAGCCTATGAAAGTTATTGATGTCGTAAAACAGGAAAAAACACGTCGTCCGTATGCGCCGTTTATAACCTCGTCTTTACAGCAGGATGCGGCGCGGGCTTTTGGGTTTTCATCCGCAAAAACCATGCAAATCGCCCAACAACTTTACGAGGGAGTTTCTCTTGGAAAAGGCGGAAATGTCGGACTTATTACCTATATGAGAACCGATTCTACCAGAATCTCAAACGAAGCGCTTTTTGCTGTAAAAAAACTTATCTCACAACTTTTTGATAAAAAGTACCATTTAGAAAAATCGCGATTCTATGGAAAATCCGAAAGTGCGCAGGACGCTCACGAGGCGATTCGCCCTGCACACATTGAGATTGCTTACGCTCCCAATCGCATTCAAGATTGTTTAAGTAAAGACCAGCTTAAATTATATGAACTGATTTGGAAAAGATTTATCGCTTCGCAGATGCCTGACGCGATTCTTGATGCGACTCGAATCGATTTTGAGGTAGAAAATTGCATTTTCAGAGCGAATGGATCGGTAGTGAAATTCGACGGTTTTCTGGCGATTTATGAAGAAACAAACGAAAATTTCGACAACGAAAGCGGAGAAAATGAAAAATTGCCGAATTTGAATAAAAACCAATCGCTTATACCCGTAAATCTTGACAAAAAACAGCGCTTTACAAAACCTGCGGCAAGGTATTCTGAAGCGTCTTTGGTTCGCGAACTCGAAAAACAGGGAATAGGCAGACCATCGACCTACGCTTCAATTATCGAAGTGCTTCGCAAAAGAAAATACGTCGAAATGGAAAAGAAACGTTTCGTTCCGACAGAAATCGGAATCAAAGTAAATGACATTTTGATCAGCAGATTCAGCGAATTTTTTGCAGTGGGATTTACCGCATCAATGGAAACAAAACTCGACGAAGTCGAAGAAGGCAAAGTTGAATGGATTCAACTTTTGAAAGAATTTTATACCCCTTTTGAGAAAAATTTGACGGCTGTTTCAAGTAACTTGGACGAACTCAAAAAGCAGCACCAAAAAGTAAGTGAAAAACAATGTCCCAAATGCGGCGCACAGTTGATTGTAAAAAACAGCAGAAACGGAGAATTTTTGGCTTGTCCGAATTTTCCTGACTGCAAATACATTGAACCGCTTGGCGGGGAAGTCCGCAAAGAAACCGATAAAATCTGCGAAAAATGCGGTTCAAAAATGATGCTTATCACTCGAGATAAAAATAAATTTTTAAGATGTAGCAAATATCCCGAATGCGATTATACAGAGTCGGTTTTGGCGTCTATCGGAATAAAATGCCCAAAGTGCGGCGGCGATATCGTTAAAAGAAACGGCAGGCGCGGTTCTTTCTATGGATGCAGCAAATATCCCAAATGCGATTTTGTAATTTGGAATAAGCCCGTAGAAGACAAATGTCCTAAATGTGGCTGTATTGTCGTGAATGAAAAAGAAAACAAAACAAACGGCGTCTTTCGCCAATGTCCTTTATGCGGCGAGGCATGGGATTTGTCCGGAAACAAAGTTGAGCCGATAAAAAGAATTGTTGCAAAAAAAGCGGCGAAAAAAGAAACGACAAACAAAAAGAGTTAA
- a CDS encoding aspartate aminotransferase family protein, whose protein sequence is MNYEDFYVPTYARTGAPVDYGKDVYLFDINGKKYIDCAAGIAVNALGYGNKALEETIEKQAKKIIHSSNLYFSQPNIDLAKTLIENSFADKVFFCNSGTEANEAAIKFSRKYASAKKASKTAILSFYGSFHGRTYASMTATGQKCFHEGYHPLPQGFFYAPFNNIEATKNVLENAEFAAIIVEPIQAEGGVCEAAKEFLQFLREVCDKNDIALIFDEIQCGIGRSGKLWAYQNYDIIPDMLTAAKPLGGGIPLGAVLANEKFVSTIKAGDHGTTFGGNCVACALGNTVFSIIDNREFLDGVVQKGEYLKQKLSEIQKTHDEITGIFGRGLLVGVQLNFESKKAVTKAKEKGLLLAKSERNMIRFIPPLIISKDELDEALKIFVSVLDEVKN, encoded by the coding sequence ATGAATTACGAAGATTTTTACGTGCCGACTTACGCACGAACCGGTGCGCCTGTTGATTACGGTAAAGACGTTTATTTGTTTGATATCAATGGGAAAAAATACATAGACTGTGCGGCGGGAATCGCCGTCAATGCGCTCGGTTACGGAAATAAAGCGCTTGAAGAAACGATTGAGAAACAGGCTAAGAAAATCATTCATTCGTCGAATTTGTATTTTAGCCAACCCAACATAGATCTTGCAAAAACGCTTATTGAAAACAGTTTTGCGGACAAAGTGTTTTTTTGCAACAGCGGAACGGAGGCAAACGAAGCGGCGATTAAATTTTCACGTAAATACGCTTCGGCGAAAAAAGCGTCAAAAACGGCGATTTTGTCTTTTTACGGTAGTTTCCACGGAAGAACGTACGCTTCAATGACGGCTACCGGACAGAAATGTTTTCATGAAGGATATCATCCGCTTCCACAGGGTTTTTTTTACGCACCGTTTAACAATATTGAAGCGACAAAAAATGTTTTGGAAAATGCGGAATTTGCGGCTATAATCGTTGAGCCGATTCAGGCTGAAGGCGGAGTCTGCGAAGCGGCGAAAGAATTTTTGCAGTTTTTGCGCGAAGTTTGCGATAAAAACGACATAGCGCTTATATTTGACGAAATTCAGTGCGGAATAGGACGCAGCGGAAAACTTTGGGCTTATCAAAATTACGATATAATTCCCGATATGCTTACCGCCGCAAAACCGCTTGGAGGAGGCATTCCTTTAGGCGCGGTTCTTGCTAATGAAAAGTTTGTTTCGACTATAAAAGCGGGCGACCACGGTACGACTTTCGGAGGAAATTGTGTGGCGTGCGCCCTGGGAAACACCGTTTTTTCAATTATCGACAACAGGGAATTTTTGGACGGCGTCGTACAAAAAGGTGAATATCTAAAACAAAAACTTTCCGAAATTCAAAAAACACACGATGAAATAACAGGAATTTTCGGGCGTGGACTTTTGGTTGGAGTTCAACTTAATTTTGAATCGAAAAAAGCCGTGACAAAAGCGAAAGAAAAAGGATTGTTGCTTGCGAAATCCGAAAGAAATATGATTCGTTTTATCCCGCCGCTCATTATTTCAAAAGACGAATTAGACGAGGCGTTAAAAATTTTTGTTTCGGTTTTAGACGAGGTAAAAAACTGA
- the cmoA gene encoding carboxy-S-adenosyl-L-methionine synthase CmoA encodes MRDIVFREEHPEIAEFAFDEKVAAVFADMLKRSVPGYGTIISLIAVLAKKYAQPNTAIYDLGCSLGAVSLTIAQNVKNCRIFGFDISSPMIEKAKVLVLESKKERQVSLFCEDITEINFEKSSFVVLNLTLQFINPDERASLLKKIYNSLVENGVLILTEKINNEDDFFTDVYYDFKRANGYNETEISQKRAALENVLIADSEKIHIKRLSDVGFKKTQRWFQAINFCSYIAWK; translated from the coding sequence ATGCGCGACATCGTTTTTAGAGAAGAGCATCCGGAAATCGCCGAATTTGCGTTTGACGAAAAAGTCGCCGCCGTTTTTGCCGATATGTTGAAACGTAGCGTCCCCGGTTATGGCACGATAATTTCACTAATTGCCGTTTTAGCCAAAAAATACGCCCAGCCGAATACCGCGATTTACGATTTGGGCTGTTCTTTGGGCGCGGTTTCTTTAACGATTGCCCAAAATGTCAAAAATTGTAGAATCTTTGGTTTCGATATCAGTAGTCCGATGATTGAAAAGGCAAAAGTTTTGGTTTTGGAAAGTAAAAAAGAACGGCAAGTCTCGCTTTTTTGCGAGGATATTACGGAAATAAATTTTGAAAAATCGTCTTTTGTCGTTTTAAATTTGACTTTGCAATTCATAAATCCCGACGAAAGGGCCTCGCTTTTGAAAAAAATTTACAATTCCTTGGTTGAAAACGGCGTTTTGATTTTGACCGAAAAAATAAACAACGAAGACGATTTTTTTACCGATGTTTATTATGACTTTAAGCGGGCGAACGGCTATAACGAAACGGAAATTTCCCAAAAACGAGCCGCTTTGGAAAACGTTTTGATCGCCGATTCCGAAAAAATTCATATTAAGCGGCTTAGTGATGTAGGATTCAAAAAAACACAACGATGGTTTCAGGCAATAAATTTTTGTTCGTATATCGCTTGGAAGTAA
- a CDS encoding chemotaxis protein CheX yields MDVKFVNPFLKATNETFNTMIGIEPTMEKPIIKGPGAEHHFDVSGVIGLSGEAQGSIAISFSKITALRTVSKMLGTEIKIVNSDLTDGIGEIANIIAGYAKQYLIDYKVSVSLPNVVVGSGHKITTSTSISVNTIVIPYKCDLGEFALEVALKT; encoded by the coding sequence GTGGACGTTAAATTTGTCAATCCGTTTTTAAAAGCGACTAACGAGACTTTTAATACGATGATTGGTATAGAACCTACAATGGAAAAACCTATTATTAAGGGACCGGGCGCCGAGCATCATTTTGATGTATCGGGCGTTATCGGACTTTCTGGCGAAGCGCAAGGTTCAATTGCGATAAGTTTTTCAAAAATTACGGCGTTGCGTACCGTTTCCAAAATGCTTGGGACGGAAATTAAAATAGTTAATTCCGACCTTACCGACGGAATAGGCGAAATTGCAAATATTATAGCCGGATATGCAAAACAGTACCTTATAGATTATAAAGTCTCGGTGAGTTTGCCTAATGTCGTCGTAGGCAGCGGGCATAAAATTACTACTTCCACAAGCATAAGCGTAAATACGATCGTCATACCTTACAAATGCGACCTCGGTGAGTTTGCGCTGGAAGTGGCGTTGAAAACATAA
- a CDS encoding chemotaxis protein CheX, protein MDVKFINPFLKATNETFKTMIGIEPTMEKPIVKSNAEHSHDVSGVIGLSGEAQGSIAISFSKITALRVVSKMLGSELTAVNSDLTDGIGEIANIIAGYSKQYLTDYKVSVSLPNVVVGSGHELVAPSGVSTIVVPYKCEFGEFAVEIALKTS, encoded by the coding sequence ATGGATGTTAAATTTATCAATCCGTTTTTGAAAGCGACCAATGAAACGTTTAAGACAATGATAGGCATAGAGCCTACGATGGAGAAACCCATTGTCAAGAGCAATGCCGAGCATTCTCACGACGTATCGGGCGTTATCGGACTTTCTGGCGAAGCGCAAGGTTCAATTGCGATAAGCTTTTCAAAAATTACGGCGCTGCGCGTAGTCTCCAAAATGCTCGGTTCAGAACTTACCGCCGTCAATTCCGACCTTACCGACGGAATAGGTGAAATCGCTAATATTATAGCCGGATATTCAAAGCAATATCTTACAGACTATAAAGTTTCGGTGAGTTTACCTAATGTCGTTGTAGGCAGCGGGCATGAACTTGTCGCTCCTTCAGGCGTAAGTACAATTGTAGTTCCGTACAAATGCGAATTCGGCGAATTTGCGGTTGAAATAGCGTTAAAAACGAGTTAA
- the hydF gene encoding [FeFe] hydrogenase H-cluster maturation GTPase HydF: MQKTPKSLRLTIGLFGKTNVGKSSFLNMITGQDVSIVSEIHGTTTDIVEKPMELLPIGPVLFLDTAGLDDNSELGEKRVIRTKNAIKRADIVVIITTAQANDTDLEIARRCANENIPLIIIFNKSDIEKPEEKTIKKFVNLGEILILSSANAVEREQNIVAFKEKIIKIVPEEFITPPPLLGDIVLPGKHTIFVVPIDIAAPKGRLILPQAQAIRDVLDANAVVSITQQNTYKQMFDSLKSKPDLVVCDSQVVDFVAKNTPEDVKLTTFSIVFARNKGDLEVFVEGGGKIEKLTSDDKILIAESCTHHPLEQDIGRVKIPKLLERNLGFAPQIDFCSGKDFPQGLQKYSLVIHCGGCMLTRREMLMRMETCRQKNVAITNYGVAISFLQGIAMRTIAPFM, encoded by the coding sequence ATGCAAAAAACACCAAAATCACTTCGTTTGACAATCGGATTGTTTGGAAAGACAAATGTCGGGAAGTCCTCATTTTTGAACATGATAACGGGGCAAGACGTTTCGATTGTAAGTGAAATTCACGGAACGACTACCGATATCGTTGAAAAACCGATGGAACTTTTGCCGATAGGTCCTGTTTTATTTTTGGATACCGCGGGGCTTGACGATAATTCGGAATTGGGAGAAAAACGCGTTATTCGCACTAAGAACGCTATAAAACGAGCCGATATTGTCGTAATAATAACTACCGCACAGGCAAACGATACAGACTTGGAAATCGCCCGCAGATGTGCAAACGAAAATATTCCGCTAATAATTATTTTTAATAAATCCGACATAGAAAAACCGGAAGAAAAAACAATTAAAAAATTTGTAAATTTAGGTGAAATTTTAATTTTGTCGTCCGCAAACGCGGTTGAAAGAGAACAAAATATTGTCGCTTTCAAAGAAAAAATAATAAAAATCGTTCCGGAAGAATTCATTACTCCTCCCCCGCTTTTAGGCGATATCGTACTACCGGGCAAACATACAATTTTTGTCGTTCCTATTGATATAGCTGCGCCTAAAGGGCGTTTGATTCTTCCGCAGGCGCAAGCGATCCGCGACGTTTTGGACGCGAACGCGGTCGTTTCAATTACGCAGCAAAACACGTATAAACAAATGTTTGATAGTCTAAAAAGTAAGCCTGATTTGGTTGTTTGCGATTCGCAGGTTGTCGATTTTGTCGCAAAAAATACGCCTGAAGACGTGAAATTAACGACATTTTCTATAGTTTTTGCAAGAAATAAAGGCGATTTGGAAGTGTTTGTCGAAGGCGGCGGGAAAATAGAGAAATTAACTTCCGACGACAAAATTTTAATTGCAGAATCCTGTACACACCACCCGCTTGAACAGGACATCGGCAGAGTGAAAATTCCAAAATTATTGGAACGAAATTTAGGTTTTGCACCACAAATCGACTTCTGCTCCGGAAAGGATTTCCCGCAAGGTTTACAAAAGTATTCACTAGTAATTCATTGCGGCGGATGTATGCTCACGCGGCGGGAAATGCTTATGCGAATGGAAACTTGCAGGCAAAAGAATGTAGCAATCACAAATTACGGCGTGGCGATTTCTTTTTTGCAGGGCATCGCTATGAGAACTATAGCGCCGTTTATGTAA
- a CDS encoding carboxypeptidase-like regulatory domain-containing protein, producing the protein MKKYLNVFCTLAVASIFLVSCAKEEFDNFGGIHGTVTDKFTGEPIVNASVLLSPDGTNRLTDWEGNYQFTNLEPGQYSVNVQHIDYKTDRNIVTVRVGESALVNFLLTVE; encoded by the coding sequence ATGAAAAAATATTTAAATGTTTTTTGTACTTTGGCAGTAGCGTCTATATTCTTAGTTTCTTGTGCGAAAGAAGAATTTGATAATTTCGGCGGGATTCACGGCACGGTAACCGACAAATTTACAGGCGAACCGATAGTAAACGCGAGTGTTTTATTGTCTCCGGACGGAACGAACAGATTGACCGACTGGGAAGGTAATTACCAGTTTACAAATTTGGAACCGGGGCAATATTCCGTTAATGTTCAGCACATAGACTACAAAACCGACCGAAACATTGTTACCGTACGAGTCGGAGAGAGCGCTTTGGTAAATTTTTTACTAACAGTAGAATAG